CAACAAGAACGCTATGACACTCATTTTTTTCACGTGTTTCACCCCCTTTTCTTTCTACGGACTTATGACGCCTCTAAAAGCCAGAAAGTTTTCAGAAGAGAGTAACAAAACCCTCCGACCCCTTTCGAAATCAAAGTCCGCAGAGGAGCTACACGGTGAAAACCCGGAGATCGATATCGATCTCCGGGAATGTGTTCAGGGTAGGAAGGCAGTTTAGAATATCGAATCCGGTTCGTAGTAATTGGCCGCGTTTTCCGGTACGATCAGTTCAGCGGCAAGAATGATCTTAGAAGGAATCTGCTGCTGGTAGAAGCCGTTCAATTGTTCCCCTCTCATCGCCATCACGGCCATCGATATGCCCGTTGCGATCATCGAAGGAGGATAAGTCACATCGGCCTTGACGAGAGGATCGTTGTCCATAACCTTCTTGATCATTTCTTTGGAGCCGGCGCCACCGAGGAAGATCTTAATATCGTTTCTGCCGGATTCCTTGTAGGCCTGGAGAACGCCTTTCAGCACATCGTCATCCTGCGCCCAGACCGCATCGATCTTCTTGTACTTCTGGAGGTAATTCTCCATTATTTCCAGACCCTTTTCCGTCTGCCAGTACGCGGGTTGAGAGTCGAGAATCCTTATATCTGGATACTTAGCGATAACAGCTTTGAAGGCGTCGACTCTTTCGCTGTTGATAACACAGGGGATTCCCTCCAGCACGACGATGTCGCCTTTGTAATTGAGAGCTTTCGCGAGCCACTCTCCAGAAACACGGCCCAGACCTGGGTTGTCTCCTGCAACGTAAACGTTCTCGACAGGCTTGGTAAGGCCTCTGTCAACCGATACCACGAAGATTCCACTGTTGTAGGCCTTTTCAACAACCGGGGTAAGAGGTTCGGAATCGTGTGCCAGTATTACCAGGGCATCGATACCCTTTACCATAAGATCTTCAACGTCTCCGACCTGTTTCGCTGCCGAATCGGCCGTCACCAGGAAGAACTCTACATCGGGATCCTTTACGTTCCAGTCCTTAATTGCCTTCTGTGCCCACCAGACGATGCCGCCAGTCCAGCCATGATCTGCACTGGGTATTGCCACTCCGATTTTGATCTTCTCGGCCGCAAAGGCAAAAGCGGAGAGAAGGAAAACCACGAGAATAGTAAGTACCAACGCTTTTTTCACAAAAACACCTCCTTTTGGGTAGTAATTCGTCTTGTGTCCCATAAATACATTAATACCGAATTTTTCCGACGACGCTACTGGTTCTTTTTGCGCTGGATCAAAACTGCGCCGATGATAACTATACCCTTAACCGTACCCTGCAGATAAGGCGATACGCCCAGCATGTTGAGCATGTTGTTGATTATACCCAGAGTGATCGCACCGATCACCGTACCGAAGATCGACCCCGTCCCTCCAGTCATGGGCGTTCCGCCGATTATGACGGCGGCTATCGCGTCAAGCTCGTAGTTGGACCCACCTGTTGTCGAACTCATGGAGTTCAATCTTGCCGAGAGGAAAACGGCCGAGAAGCCAACGGTGATTCCGACCGTTACATACGAGATAAACCTGGTGAGATTGACCTTTATGGCCGAATACTTCGCGACCTTTGGATTTGAACCGACGGCACACAGGTACCGGCCGTAACGCGTCTGCTTGAGGATCACAGAAAAGATTATCGCGAGAACTATGAAAACCACGACCGGATTGGGTATCTCCAGTATCTTTCCCATCCCCAGGTCGGGGAAGAGGTTGCTCTGGGATCTAAAAACTCCTGCCGAACCCACATACAACGCCATTGACCTGAATATGGCCATAGTGCCCAGTGTGGCTATGAAGGGAGCGATCTTGCCCAGTGTGATCATGAGCCCGTTGAGAGCGCCGAGTCCCGCACCGAAGAGTATTCCAACTACCAGAGCGAAGAATATAGCCCATGCCTCGGCGGCGGCCCCAAAGACTCCTATCGCCCAGTTCAGAGTCAGTATAACCACGCCTCCGACGAGGGCAACCATAGAACCGACGGAGAGATCGATCCCTCCGGAAATTATCACGAAAGTCATGCCGAGAGCGATTATCCCCGTGTAGGAAACCTGCCTCATTATGTTCAGCAGGTTCTGCACCTGTAGAAAGTAAGGACTCGCTATCGCTGAGATTATAAACAGTACGGCGAGAGCTACCAGTGGACCGAACCTCTCGTATTCAAAACGTCTTCTGGAAGTTTCAACGGCCATATCATGCAACCCCCTTGAGTCCAGTCGCGTGAAGCATTATTTCTTCCTCGTTTATATGTTCTCCCTCCAGGATACCTGTGACCGTGCCCTCTTTCATAACGACAACGCGGTTACTCATACCGATTATCTCCTCGAGCTCGGAGGATATTATGATACACGAAACCCCTTCCTTTACGAGCTCGTTGATGAACCGGTAGATCTCTCTTTTGGCGTTGACATCTATTCCTCTTGTGGGTTCATCGAAAATGAAGATCTCCGGTTGCGGATCTAGCGACTTGGCGAGTGAAACCTTCTGCTGATTCCCGCCGCTGAAAAATTCAAGCCTTGTTTTTAGAGATGCTGCCCTTATGTTGAATTTATCCACGTACTGCTGGGTCTTTTCCTTTTCCAGCTTGTGGTTTATGAGTATCCTGGAGTAAGCCGGCAGTGATATCAAAGTCGTGTTGCCTATTATATCGAAGGAGACAAGTATTCCGCTACCCTGACGATCTTCCGACAGATAGGCTATTTTGTTTTTTACGGCATCGCTGGGAGATTTTATCTCCACGGCCCTTCCTTTGATGTTGATGGTGCCGGTCTCTTTCTTTCGTATGCCAATGATCGCTTCGGCCAGCTCCGTTCTCCCTGCCCCCACCAGACCTGCGAATCCCAGGATCTCTCCTCTCTTCAAGTCGAAAGAGATATTCTTCAGAAGACCTCGCACGGAGAGATTCCTGACTTCAAGAACAATTTCGTCTGACGGTTTGGTCTTTTCGGGGAAGACCTGGCTCAACTCTCTTCCCACCATTCTTTTCGCCATCTCATGCTCGTCCAGTTCGGCGGTCCCGGTTACGCTTATCGTGATACCGTCCCTGAGGACCATCACGCGGTCGCAAATGCTTTTCACTTCTTTCAATTTGTGAGAGATATAGATGATGGTTACGCCCCGTTCTTTGAGTCTCCTCATAAGGTTGAAGAGTATGTTTATCTCGTTCTGCGTGAGGACGGTCGTCGGTTCATCCATGATCAAAAGCTTCGAATCGTGGGCCAGGGCCTTGGCGATCTCCACCATCTGTTTCTGCGCCACACTGAGCCTCTCTATCTTTTCGTCTGGGTTTATATTGGTTTCTAGCTCCTTGAGGAGTTCCCGGGTTCTCTTCTTCATAGCCTTTTTGGCCAGAAAACCCCTGCCGGTGAGCTCGCTTCCGAGAAAGATGTTTTCGTAAACGTTGAGTTCGTTTATGAGGTTGAACTCCTGGGGAATGAGAGATATTCCGATAGCCTTGGCGTGTATGGGATCCTTGACCTCGACTTCCCGACCTTCGAAGAAGAGTTTTCCTTCGGTAGGGTTATAGATCCCGCTGAAAATTTTAACAAGAGTCGATTTTCCGGCGCCGTTTTCGCCGATTATCCCGAAGATCTCGCCCTTCTCTATTTCTACGTTTATATCATCTAGAACCCTGACCCCGGAAAACTCCTTGGCGATCCCCGAAGTCTTTATCAAGACCTCTCCCATTCTCCTGCTCCTCAGCTTCTAAGTGCATCGTCAAAGGCTATGTTGGAAGGTTCGAAATCCACCTTCCTAACGAACTGTGCCGCTTCGCGGGCTCCGTACTCCCTCTCCATACCGCTGTCTTCCCATTCTACAGAGAGAGGACCAGAATACCCAACGTTGTTAAGCTCTCTTATTATCTCTTCAAAATCGACTTGGCCGTGACCGAGCGACCTGAAGTTCCAGCCCCTCCGGGTATCACCAAAAGTCAGCATGGAGCCGAGGATTCCGGCCCTGCCATCCAGTGTAACGGCCGCATCTTTCATGTGAACGTGGTAGATCCTGTCGCCAAAATCGCGTATGAAGAGGTGGGGTTTAACTCCCTGCCATATCAGGTGGCTTGGATCGAAGTTGAAGCCGAGCGTCTTTCTATACTTGAATACCTCGAGCAGTTTCTTCGCGGTATAGTAATCGAAAGCGATCTCCGTAGGATGGACTTCTAGAGAGAAAGTCACCCCTTCGGAGTCGAACCTGTCGAATATCGGTGTCCAGAGATCGAATATCTCTTTATAACCGTCTTCCACCATCTTCTCCGTGGTCTGAGGGAAGGAATACCAGAACTTCCAAACAGGGGAGCCGGTGAAACCGGTGACGGTGTAGCAACCCATATTTCTGGCAGCTGTGGGTGCGAACATCATCTGTTTTATGCCCCAGGCTCTTATCTTTTCAGGATAACCCTTGCAACTGTCCGGTGCGAAACCGTCGAGCCTTGAATCGTACAGATCTCCTACACATTGCCCCTCAAGATGAGCGCCGAGCGCCCAGCATTTCAGATCGTACTTCTCGAGGATATTTTTCCTGTTCTCCACATAAGCGGGATCAGTCGCGGCCCTTTCGAGATCCATATGATCGCCCCAGCAGGCTATTTCGAGGCCGTCGTAGCCCCAGGAACTGGCTTTTTTGCAGATCTCCTCAAAGGTCAGATCGGCCCATTGACCCGTAAAGAGAGTAACCGGTCTCTTTCCCATAAATATCCCTCCTACATGTCTATCCATACGCTGCCGGCTTCAGAACTCTCGACAGCTTTGCTTATGAACTTGACTCCCTCGAGTCCATCTTCCACGCTCGGAAAATCCGCGTCGGAAATATCTTCACCTTTTTTCTTTTTCATCAGCGCAGTTGCGAAGTTGCGGTAGATGTTGGCGAAGGCTTCGTAATAACCCTCGGGATGACCCGCCGGGATCCGAGACGTCTTTGCGGCGTTCGGCAACATATAGCTTCCGCCCCTGGAAAGTATCTGAACCGGCTCACCGATATAGGCCACCCTGAGGTAGTTGGGGTTTTCCTGTTCCCACTCTATGGATCCCTTGCTTCCGAAGATCCTCACTCTCAGTCCGTTGTCGTGACCCACTGCAACTTGCGATGCCCAGTAAACGCCCCTGGCGCCGTTGTCGAATCTCACTAGTATCTCGGCGTTGTCGTCGAGCTTACGACCGGGAACGAAAGAGTCCAGACTGGAACACAGGGACTTGATCTTCAATCCGGTCATGTATGATACCGTATTCTCTATGTGGCTTCCTATATCCCCGACGCAGTTGGATCGGCCAGTCTGGGAGGGATCGGTCCTCCAGGAGGCCTGCATATTCCCAGTGTCCTCCAGACGTGTGGCCAGCCAGTCCTGGGCGTACTCACCCATTACGACCCTGATCTCTCCAATATCACCCCGCCGTATCATTTCTCTTGCCTGTTTCACCATCACATAACCGGAGTAGGTGTAAGTGACGGCGAAGAGCAATCCCTTTTTCCTCGCCAGTGCGGCGAGTTCTTCGGCCTGCGCCAGATCTATGGTCAACGGTTTCTCGCAGACAACGTTTATGCCGGCATTTAGAAACTCTCTTGCAATTGGATAATGCGTGTTGTTGGGTGTCGCGATATCTACGAAGTCTATGCAGTCTTCTCTGCCCGACTCCTTCCTGGCCATTTCAACGTAGTCTTTGTAAACCCTGTCGTCAGCGACGCGAAGTTTTTTCGCCGTTCTGAGAGTGTCTTCGTAATCTATCGAGAAACAGCCGGCAACGAGTTGTGCCAGACCGTCCATGGCGATCGCCTTTCTGTGTACGTCGCCAATGAAAGAGCCTTCTCCACCCCCAAGCATTCCATATCTCAGCTGACCTGCAGAGGCAATTTCCTTTCCTTCAATCATAATTCTCACCTCTAGTTCGTATTTGTTTGTTCTTTCCTGTCAGATTCACGAAGAAATAAGAGGAATCTCCTATTATTGAAATTATAGCCAAAGATTCACTCATTTCTGGTATGCCATCACGGTAATATAGAAAGAGGAAAATGGAATAAAATTATCAGAGAACGATCAAAGAACGATTGATCTGACCAGATGGGTAATTATCGACTCAGATCGTTCAGGAAGCCAGAAAACGAATATTGTACAGAGAAGGTTGCGGAGTATTTTATTTTTTGCCCCATAAAAATATCTACTTCAACCGAAGTGATTTTGTAGATGAAATTGAAGCGGGAATTTCTCCCGCTTCAACTCTGATAAGTCTTGAGTCCGCTCTTTATCTTTCCCCTCATGAGAAGGAAAAGCAGTCCTGTCGTGAGAGATATCCACAGAAGTTGTAGGAGAAAACCTCCCCATTCCGCGTTACGTGTAAGAATATCTTTCAGCGCGGCAAACGACCAGTAAGTCGGAGACCAGTAGAATATGAACTGTCTGTTTTCGGGTAAGACAAAAGCAATCATGACGGGCATCAACAGAAGTAGAACGCTTATTTTCATATTTGCCAAACCGGTCATCTGGCTGGAAGACATGACTCCGATCAAAAAACCCATCACTATGCCTATGACCGAACTCACAACAGTCACCATTATGAGCTTGAGTATATCCAGACCGCCAATCGCGAAGATCAAGACGGCCAAAAGCGCGTGGACTATCGGCACAGAGATCCCCATTATGCTCCTTCCCAGAAGGAATTCGGCCTTCGAAATCGGCGTTACCATCAAGGCCCTCATGGCTCCGCTCTCTTTCTCTTCGATTATACTGAATCCTATAATGAAGCCTCCCAGGGTAAAAGAGAGTATGACCACAAAGCTGAAACCGAAGAGTGTAATCGGCGGTATCACTCTTCCGTTGTCGCTGAAGTCGATATTTATCAATGACGTGTCTCCCTCGAGTACAGCCGAAATCGCCAGCTCTGCCAGTTCACGCGCCTGTGGCGATTCGTCGCCCTGCATCACCAGGACGTACTTCCCCTCGCTCTCATAGACTCCAATCCGGTCGTCTCCACGGGCTACCGCATCTTTCATTTCCTGTATGCTACCCACCTGTTCTACGTTTGCGTACCTGTCCAGCTGAACGGCCAGTTTAGCCGCGTTCTCTGGCACGACGAAATCGATCGACAGGCTCTGAAAATCCGGCGATATCAGTTTGAATACGATCGTTAGTATTATGGGCGCAAGCAGTGTATAGATCATCACTTTGTCCCTGCGGCTGTTCAGTGTGTCAAGCTTGAATATATTGAGAACTCTTCTCACATTCATCAAACCATCTCCCTTCAATTTTTTCGGACTCGCTGCCCGTAAACCATCACCGCGACAGCGAAAGCGATCGCTCCCTCAAGGGCTATCAGCCACAGACTGGAGATGCCAACTTGCGTTGAACCAGGGAAGACGGCCCCCTTGAGCGCAAAAAGGATAGTGTAAGTGGGCAGAATCCTGAGATACCAGGGCGAGAATCCCGGAATGAAAAAGGATATCATCGGCAGACCGAATACGAGACTCAGCCCAAGCATTGGAACAAGCGACTGGGAGAGGTTGTCATAGAAACTCGCAAAGATAAGCGCTATAGATGTTGAAAGGGCGCTTCCGATAATTACTATCAACAATAGCTCGCCATACCTCGGACCGATTCCGACAACCATGGGAGTCAGTATGAGAGTGAAGAGCACTCCAAGAATCGCGAGTACGATGACCTTCGCCCCGAGATACTCCCATATCCTCCCCGGGGTGATACTGTAAGCCTTTATAGTTTCCTCAGACTTCTCGCCGAAGATCATGGCAAAGACAAGGAACATTCCCAGCATTACCGCTTCGGACATCAAGAGAACCGGGAGAAAGGACTTGTTGAAGGGGATCGCTTCATCGACTGGTTTTCGATCTTCAAGATACTCGATACCATATCCCTCCTCCGAATTGAGAGCGCCCGTTCTCTGCAATATAGAAAGCCTCAACAGTTCCCTGATATCCTGGCTTTCATGACCCTGAAAGACCAGTTCGAAAGCCGGTTCTCTTTCAGAGCCTTTCAGAACTATTCCGACACTGTTGAAACGTCGGTTCATTGTTTTCTCGAGATCGTCTCTATCTTTGGCCAGTAAAAGTTTATCGCTCTCCATATCACCTCCGAAAAGGTTTTCCATGACTTGAGAGCCTTCTTCCATCTCGTTCAGGACCACCACATCCGGGCTCACGGTAAGATCTTCGGGGATGAGAAAAGTCACCAGAAGAAAGTACGCGATCGCGACCCCGACAACGAGAAGAAAGTAATAGCTCCGCCAGCCAAGTTTGAGTTCCTTCAAAGTGTTGGCAGCCAGTCTCATCATCTCAGCTCCCTGCCAGTCACCCCGATGAAAATCTCTTCGAGAGTCGCTTCTTTCGAATGTATAGTCTCGACCGTTCCTTTTTCTATCAGGGAATTGAGTTTCGCTTTATCGGCTTCCTGAAGCAGCGAGAAACTCTCTTTCTTGACGCTTCCGTCGAGCCTGTATTCGACTTCGACCAGTTTTTGTCCGTATCGCAGCTTCAGGTTTCTCGGAGAATCGATGAGCGAAATTTCTCCGGCGACTATGAAAGCCACACGATCGCAGAGCTCTTCAGCTATATGCATGTTGTGGGTCGTGAGAAAGATGGTAACGCCCTCTTTCTTCTTTCGTCTGATTATTTCTTTGATCGTAGCCGAAGTGGTCGGATCCAGTCCCGAAACAGGCTCGTCGAGGAACCAGATCTTCGGTTTGTTTATCAGGGAGCGAGCAAATACCAGTCTCTGCTGCATACCTTTGGAGTACTCCCCGGCCCTTTTCGAAGCGGCCTCTTCGAGATCTACCATTCTCAGCAGTTCCATGGGATCTTCCGTTGGAACATCGTACATCTTCGCGAAATAGCCCAGGTTCTCCAGCCCCGTCAGTTTCCTGTACAGGTTTGGCTGCTCAAAAGAAACGCCTATCATATTATAGAAACTCGAATCGGGTTTGCCCGCATCCTTACTGGCTATCTTCACAGAGCCCTTCTGCAGAGGGAGCAACCCTGTCAAAACCTTCTGTGTGGTCGATTTACCCGCGCCGTTCGGACCCAGAAAACCGAAGATCTCTCCTTCCTTTATATTGAACGACACGTTTCTGACTGCATATCGTTCATCGTTCGTGTAAGAATGGTACAGTCCTTCAACTTCTATCATCTTGTTCTCTCCTCCT
This portion of the Mesotoga infera genome encodes:
- a CDS encoding ABC transporter permease; translation: MAVETSRRRFEYERFGPLVALAVLFIISAIASPYFLQVQNLLNIMRQVSYTGIIALGMTFVIISGGIDLSVGSMVALVGGVVILTLNWAIGVFGAAAEAWAIFFALVVGILFGAGLGALNGLMITLGKIAPFIATLGTMAIFRSMALYVGSAGVFRSQSNLFPDLGMGKILEIPNPVVVFIVLAIIFSVILKQTRYGRYLCAVGSNPKVAKYSAIKVNLTRFISYVTVGITVGFSAVFLSARLNSMSSTTGGSNYELDAIAAVIIGGTPMTGGTGSIFGTVIGAITLGIINNMLNMLGVSPYLQGTVKGIVIIGAVLIQRKKNQ
- a CDS encoding sugar ABC transporter ATP-binding protein, producing the protein MGEVLIKTSGIAKEFSGVRVLDDINVEIEKGEIFGIIGENGAGKSTLVKIFSGIYNPTEGKLFFEGREVEVKDPIHAKAIGISLIPQEFNLINELNVYENIFLGSELTGRGFLAKKAMKKRTRELLKELETNINPDEKIERLSVAQKQMVEIAKALAHDSKLLIMDEPTTVLTQNEINILFNLMRRLKERGVTIIYISHKLKEVKSICDRVMVLRDGITISVTGTAELDEHEMAKRMVGRELSQVFPEKTKPSDEIVLEVRNLSVRGLLKNISFDLKRGEILGFAGLVGAGRTELAEAIIGIRKKETGTINIKGRAVEIKSPSDAVKNKIAYLSEDRQGSGILVSFDIIGNTTLISLPAYSRILINHKLEKEKTQQYVDKFNIRAASLKTRLEFFSGGNQQKVSLAKSLDPQPEIFIFDEPTRGIDVNAKREIYRFINELVKEGVSCIIISSELEEIIGMSNRVVVMKEGTVTGILEGEHINEEEIMLHATGLKGVA
- a CDS encoding ABC transporter permease, producing the protein MNVRRVLNIFKLDTLNSRRDKVMIYTLLAPIILTIVFKLISPDFQSLSIDFVVPENAAKLAVQLDRYANVEQVGSIQEMKDAVARGDDRIGVYESEGKYVLVMQGDESPQARELAELAISAVLEGDTSLINIDFSDNGRVIPPITLFGFSFVVILSFTLGGFIIGFSIIEEKESGAMRALMVTPISKAEFLLGRSIMGISVPIVHALLAVLIFAIGGLDILKLIMVTVVSSVIGIVMGFLIGVMSSSQMTGLANMKISVLLLLMPVMIAFVLPENRQFIFYWSPTYWSFAALKDILTRNAEWGGFLLQLLWISLTTGLLFLLMRGKIKSGLKTYQS
- a CDS encoding sugar phosphate isomerase/epimerase family protein gives rise to the protein MGKRPVTLFTGQWADLTFEEICKKASSWGYDGLEIACWGDHMDLERAATDPAYVENRKNILEKYDLKCWALGAHLEGQCVGDLYDSRLDGFAPDSCKGYPEKIRAWGIKQMMFAPTAARNMGCYTVTGFTGSPVWKFWYSFPQTTEKMVEDGYKEIFDLWTPIFDRFDSEGVTFSLEVHPTEIAFDYYTAKKLLEVFKYRKTLGFNFDPSHLIWQGVKPHLFIRDFGDRIYHVHMKDAAVTLDGRAGILGSMLTFGDTRRGWNFRSLGHGQVDFEEIIRELNNVGYSGPLSVEWEDSGMEREYGAREAAQFVRKVDFEPSNIAFDDALRS
- a CDS encoding ABC transporter permease, which gives rise to MMRLAANTLKELKLGWRSYYFLLVVGVAIAYFLLVTFLIPEDLTVSPDVVVLNEMEEGSQVMENLFGGDMESDKLLLAKDRDDLEKTMNRRFNSVGIVLKGSEREPAFELVFQGHESQDIRELLRLSILQRTGALNSEEGYGIEYLEDRKPVDEAIPFNKSFLPVLLMSEAVMLGMFLVFAMIFGEKSEETIKAYSITPGRIWEYLGAKVIVLAILGVLFTLILTPMVVGIGPRYGELLLIVIIGSALSTSIALIFASFYDNLSQSLVPMLGLSLVFGLPMISFFIPGFSPWYLRILPTYTILFALKGAVFPGSTQVGISSLWLIALEGAIAFAVAVMVYGQRVRKN
- a CDS encoding ABC transporter substrate-binding protein, with protein sequence MKKALVLTILVVFLLSAFAFAAEKIKIGVAIPSADHGWTGGIVWWAQKAIKDWNVKDPDVEFFLVTADSAAKQVGDVEDLMVKGIDALVILAHDSEPLTPVVEKAYNSGIFVVSVDRGLTKPVENVYVAGDNPGLGRVSGEWLAKALNYKGDIVVLEGIPCVINSERVDAFKAVIAKYPDIRILDSQPAYWQTEKGLEIMENYLQKYKKIDAVWAQDDDVLKGVLQAYKESGRNDIKIFLGGAGSKEMIKKVMDNDPLVKADVTYPPSMIATGISMAVMAMRGEQLNGFYQQQIPSKIILAAELIVPENAANYYEPDSIF
- a CDS encoding Gfo/Idh/MocA family protein, which translates into the protein MIEGKEIASAGQLRYGMLGGGEGSFIGDVHRKAIAMDGLAQLVAGCFSIDYEDTLRTAKKLRVADDRVYKDYVEMARKESGREDCIDFVDIATPNNTHYPIAREFLNAGINVVCEKPLTIDLAQAEELAALARKKGLLFAVTYTYSGYVMVKQAREMIRRGDIGEIRVVMGEYAQDWLATRLEDTGNMQASWRTDPSQTGRSNCVGDIGSHIENTVSYMTGLKIKSLCSSLDSFVPGRKLDDNAEILVRFDNGARGVYWASQVAVGHDNGLRVRIFGSKGSIEWEQENPNYLRVAYIGEPVQILSRGGSYMLPNAAKTSRIPAGHPEGYYEAFANIYRNFATALMKKKKGEDISDADFPSVEDGLEGVKFISKAVESSEAGSVWIDM
- a CDS encoding ABC transporter ATP-binding protein, which codes for MIEVEGLYHSYTNDERYAVRNVSFNIKEGEIFGFLGPNGAGKSTTQKVLTGLLPLQKGSVKIASKDAGKPDSSFYNMIGVSFEQPNLYRKLTGLENLGYFAKMYDVPTEDPMELLRMVDLEEAASKRAGEYSKGMQQRLVFARSLINKPKIWFLDEPVSGLDPTTSATIKEIIRRKKKEGVTIFLTTHNMHIAEELCDRVAFIVAGEISLIDSPRNLKLRYGQKLVEVEYRLDGSVKKESFSLLQEADKAKLNSLIEKGTVETIHSKEATLEEIFIGVTGRELR